In the Calderihabitans maritimus genome, TTGTCACGCCGGAGGAGGCCCGGGAGAAGATCAATGCCCCTCTTAAAGAAGCCCAGGTTGTGAAGGTGCAGAAGGGAGACAACCTTTGGCTCCTGGCCCGGCGCTACGGTACTACGGTGGACGAGCTTACCCGTTTAAATCCTGATATTAAGCCGGAGAGGCTTTATCCGGGAGACGAGCTGGTAATAAGCCCGGAAAAGCCGCTGTTGGATGTAGTGGTGAATTTGGAGAAGACGGTGAGGGAGAAAATTCCCTTTCCTACCGAGTACCGAAAAGACAGCACCATGTTCCGGCGGGAGCGGCGGGTGATACGTCCCGGCCGGGAAGGGGAGAAGGAAGTCACCTACCGGATAGCCCTGGTTAACGGGGTGGAACAGAACCGGGAAGTAGTGGCGGAAAAGGTAATCAGAGAACCGGTCAGCCAGATAGTTAAGGTGGGGACCAAGACGACCGTTTCCCGGGGTGGCCGTAGAAACTACGGAGTAGTTCAAGGAAAAAGGGTGAGCAGCGGTTTTGGCTGGCGGCGGAACCCTATAACCGGGAGGAGACAATTTCACGCGGGAGTAGATATAGCAGCTTCTTATGGAAACGGAGTATATGCCTATGCTGAGGGTAAGGTGGTTTACGCTGGGTGGGCAGGAGGCTACGGAAAGGTGATTTTCATCGATCACGGTAACGGCCTGGAGACCCGGTATGCCCACCTGTCGCGGATATATGTAAAGGTAGGTGAGAAGGTAAGGGCAGGCCAGCGCATCGGTGCCGTGGGGAGTACGGGTAGGAGTACCGGACCGCATCTTCATTTTGAGGTGCGGGTCAATGGCCGGCCACAAAGTCCGTGGAAATACCTGTAGGACAGCACCCGAAGGGGTGCTTTTTTTTATGCTCTGACGGCTGTTGGGCATGAGAGCGGTCTGTACCGTTCGGATCCCTTTTTCATAGTATATATTGAAGCATTATATGCCTGTTATGGATGGGAAAGGAGAGATATTATGAACGGGTATTTTCAAGGCCATTATCCATATCCACCGGGTATGCCCGGGGAATATCCTTGGAAGCCTCCGATGGAATTGCCGCCGGGAATAAAGCTGGCCGAAGCCTATGTGCCCTGGCAAAAGTACACCAAGACTTTCAGTCCCGGTGAAGCTTTGCAAAAAGGGACTCTGTTCCCGGAGCTGTATCGACCCTACGAATATTAGGGATGGAGTGAGGAAACCTTGAGAAGAAAACAGGTGGAAATGTTAAGGGTTATTCAGGAACTGGAGTTCGTCGCGGTGGACCTGAGCCTTTATCTGGACACTCATCCGGAAGACAACCGGGCGCTAGAGCATTACAACCGGGTCACAGAGCAGTTAAACCTCCGGAAACGGGAGTATGAGCAGATTTTCGGTCCTCTGGCGGTCTACGGTTTTTCTCCCAGCCAGTATCCCTGGCGCTGGATTGAGGAACCTTGGCCCTGGGAAATTGATTATTGAGAAAGGGGGATATTATGTGGGTTTATGAAAAAAAACTACAATACCCGGTTCGAGTTTCCAAATGTGACGTTCGGATGGCCAAATACCTCATCACCCAATATGGTGGACCGGACGGCGAGCTGTCCGCGGCTCTGCGATATCTTAACCAGAGATATACCATGCCTACCGGCCGGGCCAAAGCATTGCTCACCGATATCGGAACTGAGGAACTGGCCCATTTGGAGATTATTGCTACCATGGTATACAAATTGCTGAAAGGGGTCCCGCCGGAGAAGTTGAAAGAGGCAGGTTTAGGAGCTCACTATGCTCAGCATGACAGCGCCTTGTTTTTAAGTGATGCCAACGGAGTACCGTGGACGGCGGCGTATATTCAGGCCCATGGCGACCCGGTGGCCGACCTGCATGAAGATATGGCGGCGGAGCAAAAAGCCCGAGCTACTTACGAGCACCTTATCCGCTTGACCGATGATCCGGACCTGAAGGACGGTTTGAGGTTTTTGCGAGAAAGGGAAGTAGTCCACTTTCAGCGTTTCGGGGAAGCGCTGGATCATGTTCAGGGTTACTTAAATGACAAGAAATTTTATTAAAGTTATAAATTATTTTAATTTTACCATAAATTATTAATTTTATGAGGAAATGTTTCCCAAAAATGCTTGAAATAGATGGTAAGTATGGTATAATTACTGACAAAGAACAACAAAAAAACTCAAAATTTGTGTACAAGGGCAAACCTGTCGAAAGGCAGGGGCGCAAAGCTACAGGGTCTAAGGCCGTAAGGCTATGACAGCCAGCTGCCACGGGTAGAAGAGGGCTACCCCGGAATATGGGGTGCCTTTTTGTTTAAATAAGTGGCTTCGCAAAGATTGGTTTAACGGGGTGGATTTTGGTATTACAATCAAATAATTCAAAGTAAAAATCTCGTGTTAAGGGCAAACCTGTCGAAAGGCAGGGGCGCAAAGCTACAGGGTCTAAGGCCGCAAGGCTATGACAGCCAGCTGCCACGGGTAGAAGGAGGCTACCCCGGCAGGGTAGCCTTTTTTTTAAAAAAACAGCCGGAATAGCCGGTGGGCAGGGAAAGGGGGAGAGCCATGAAAAAAAGACGGATTTTGCATCGACTGGTTTCCCTGCGCAAGGAGACCGGGGTGTTGCTTCTGTTTTTACTGATTTTTGAACTGGATGCCGTAGTGTTTCCTCACACTTCTCTGGCGGCAATGTATGCTTTGCCGCTTCTGCTGGCCAGTAGATTGGCTTCGGAAATTATGGTAGCCGGTTTGCTCATGATGGCAATCGTTTACGGAATTGTTTTTGACCCTTACGTACACACAGGGCAGGAAATACTGGTCCGTTATTCCATGATGTCAGCCGTATATGCTGCCGTTATTGTAGCCGGTTACAAAATGAAAAAGAATGCTGCGCGATGGGAGAAGGAAAAAAGCCGTCTGGAAGAACTTAACTCACAGTTGGCCCAGGTTACAGAAGATGTAACCATGGCTCTCGTGGAGGCCATTGAAGCGAAAGACAAGTACCTGGAAGGCCACTCGAGGAAAGTAGCTCACCTGGCTCGATGGGTAGCCCGTTTTATGAAATTGCGGCCGGAGGAAATTGATAACGTGTACTGGGCTGCGTTGTTGCATGACATCGGAAAGATAGGTGTGCCGGAAAGTATACTCAATAAAACGGACAGGCTTACCGCTTCTGAATGGTACCAGGTACAGCAGCACCCTATCATCGGCGCGGAAATACTATCGCGGGTTCCCTCCCTGCAGGCGGTGGTCCCCAGTGTTCTCCACCACCACGAGCGTTACGACGGAAAGGGTTATCCCAAGAGGTTGAAAGGTACGGAGATCCCGCTGGGGGCCCGGATAATAGCCGTGGTCGATGCCTTCGAGGCCATGACTTCTGACCGTAGTTACCGTAAAGGTATGTCTAATGAAAAAGCCATTGAAGAGTTGAAACGTTGTGCCGGGACCCAGTTTGACCCCCGAATTGTGGAAGCGTTTATCAAATGTTTCATGGAAAGAGGAGAAGACCAAGTGGAAAGAAGCTTGAAAGTGGTCTAAAAGGAACGAAAGGATGGAAGGACCTTGGCGAGGAAAAGAAGGAATTTAGCAGATTTATATCACTCGCTCAGTATTGGGGTTACGGCGGTTACCCTCCTGCTCGCGGGCACCGGCTTTATTATAGTAAAATCTCACAGCGGTGAAAGCTGGAACCAGCGGGAGGAAATTATTTTGCTTATTTCCCTTGTGATTTTTGTGCTTAATGCTGCTGCTTTATGGGTCAAAGCTGTTTCCGTTCGAACAACGGAGCGGGAATCTGCCCACCGGGCAACGGATTGGTGGCCGCATTCAGACCCTTTAACCGGTCTGCCCCGGCACCGTTGGTTCGTCGACTATCTGGAAGAAAAACTTGCCGACGGAAATAATAATCGAAAAACGGCAGTTATCTTGCTTGATATAGATAATTTTAAATTGTTTAATCAAACTATGGGCTACCGTCAAGGTGATCAGTTGCTCAAAAGCGTCTCGGAGGTCGTAAGACAAAACTTACGACGGGGCGATGTAGTCTGCCGTTACGGCGCCGATGAACTAGGCATCATTGCCCCGTGCGACTCTTTGGAGGAAGCGAGAGCGTTAGGCAGCCGTTTAGCGGCGGAAATTGAGAGTTGTCCTTTTGGATGTCTAGAGCAACTTCCCGGAGGCATAATAACGGTTTCGGTAGGAGTTGCCGTTTCCCCTGATCACGGGGAAAGCAGCCAGGAGCTTTTAAAACATGCGGAGGAAGCTCTGGAAAATGTCAAGCATCAGCAGTTGGACAAATATGCTATCTATTTTCCGGTTATTAAAGAACTGGAAAAAGGGCTGCTCGCTTCGGAAAAAGATTTTATTACCACCGTTAAGACTCTGCTTTCGCTAGTCAACGCCAAGGACCGTTACACCTACGGGCATACCCAGCGGGTATTGAGGTACGCCCTAATGATTGCCCGTAAACTGGGTCTTCCCGAAGAAGAGATCAAAATCATAGGCTACGGGGCGCTCCTCCATGATTTGGGAAAGGTATATGTCCCCAATATGCTGCTTAAGAAAAAAGGCAAACTGACCGAGGAAGAGTTCGACCTGGTGAAAAAACATCCGGTAATCGGGGCGGAGATTATCAAGCCAATTCGTTCTCTCCGTTCCGTTATCCCTGCCGTACTACACCACCATGAGCGTTATGACGGAAAGGGTTATCCTCAGGGGCTCAAAGGGAAAGAGATTCCCTTACATGCTCGTATAATGGCGGTGGCGGACAGTTTCGATGCGATGACCACCAACCGGCCTTACAGACCGGCCAAATCAGTACGGGAGGCGGTGGAAGAACTGCGGCGCTGTGCCGGAACCCAGTTTGACCCGGAAATTGTATGGGCGTTTATCGCCGCCCTGGAGGAAGATAAGGAATCACGCATCAGTTGAAAAAACTTTTTAGTCCAATCGTGCCAAGAGAGGAGGTAATTAGTGAAGGAAGAGTTTCGTTCCTGTTTTCAGTGCGTAGCCTTCAAGGTCTGTAATGAGATTGATGGGGAAAATACGGACCGACAAGAGGCGCGCCGGAAAGCGATTGAATGCCAAAAATTCTACAAAGGTCGGACTACGGACCTGGTTACGGTTTTGGGAAGAGATAAGAAAATGAGCAGGAAGAAAGCTTTTAAATTCAGCCTGCAGGGGAGGTTGAAATGGATCGATAGAAACACCGTTCAGTTTAAATAAAAAAGAACGGGGGACTCGGAGTGTCTCCCGTTCTTTCTTACGGGCAGCAAAAACAGAATTAGCGAGGCGTTAAAATTGAATCTTTCTGGGGACCTCAAAGGTGTAAATTCGGGCTCTAATGGACGGAATTTGGGGTTGACTGGTATATATTTAACTCTCAACTGCTATGGAAGGTGTTGACGGGAAGGGGAATAAGCAATAAGCTAAAAATATAACTGAATGAAGATTCATTCAGTTTTCCCGTTGCA is a window encoding:
- a CDS encoding peptidoglycan DD-metalloendopeptidase family protein; translation: MELKKGNHALVILLAIAALILIGFGYHHQQTLAYDVLLDGEVIGQVKDPGEAKDLLQNYVEQTEKKLGQEVELTSSLDFEPNRLKPAALAGNLEKILRQKVELLTEAYVLYIDGEKYLAVLKKDDITGILEEYKSRYLTGIDETDAVEEAGFKQQVEVKKEQVSVDTLVTPEEAREKINAPLKEAQVVKVQKGDNLWLLARRYGTTVDELTRLNPDIKPERLYPGDELVISPEKPLLDVVVNLEKTVREKIPFPTEYRKDSTMFRRERRVIRPGREGEKEVTYRIALVNGVEQNREVVAEKVIREPVSQIVKVGTKTTVSRGGRRNYGVVQGKRVSSGFGWRRNPITGRRQFHAGVDIAASYGNGVYAYAEGKVVYAGWAGGYGKVIFIDHGNGLETRYAHLSRIYVKVGEKVRAGQRIGAVGSTGRSTGPHLHFEVRVNGRPQSPWKYL
- a CDS encoding spore coat associated protein CotJA, which codes for MNGYFQGHYPYPPGMPGEYPWKPPMELPPGIKLAEAYVPWQKYTKTFSPGEALQKGTLFPELYRPYEY
- a CDS encoding spore coat protein CotJB, whose product is MLRVIQELEFVAVDLSLYLDTHPEDNRALEHYNRVTEQLNLRKREYEQIFGPLAVYGFSPSQYPWRWIEEPWPWEIDY
- a CDS encoding manganese catalase family protein, with protein sequence MWVYEKKLQYPVRVSKCDVRMAKYLITQYGGPDGELSAALRYLNQRYTMPTGRAKALLTDIGTEELAHLEIIATMVYKLLKGVPPEKLKEAGLGAHYAQHDSALFLSDANGVPWTAAYIQAHGDPVADLHEDMAAEQKARATYEHLIRLTDDPDLKDGLRFLREREVVHFQRFGEALDHVQGYLNDKKFY
- a CDS encoding HD-GYP domain-containing protein, which translates into the protein MKKRRILHRLVSLRKETGVLLLFLLIFELDAVVFPHTSLAAMYALPLLLASRLASEIMVAGLLMMAIVYGIVFDPYVHTGQEILVRYSMMSAVYAAVIVAGYKMKKNAARWEKEKSRLEELNSQLAQVTEDVTMALVEAIEAKDKYLEGHSRKVAHLARWVARFMKLRPEEIDNVYWAALLHDIGKIGVPESILNKTDRLTASEWYQVQQHPIIGAEILSRVPSLQAVVPSVLHHHERYDGKGYPKRLKGTEIPLGARIIAVVDAFEAMTSDRSYRKGMSNEKAIEELKRCAGTQFDPRIVEAFIKCFMERGEDQVERSLKVV
- a CDS encoding bifunctional diguanylate cyclase/phosphohydrolase, which gives rise to MARKRRNLADLYHSLSIGVTAVTLLLAGTGFIIVKSHSGESWNQREEIILLISLVIFVLNAAALWVKAVSVRTTERESAHRATDWWPHSDPLTGLPRHRWFVDYLEEKLADGNNNRKTAVILLDIDNFKLFNQTMGYRQGDQLLKSVSEVVRQNLRRGDVVCRYGADELGIIAPCDSLEEARALGSRLAAEIESCPFGCLEQLPGGIITVSVGVAVSPDHGESSQELLKHAEEALENVKHQQLDKYAIYFPVIKELEKGLLASEKDFITTVKTLLSLVNAKDRYTYGHTQRVLRYALMIARKLGLPEEEIKIIGYGALLHDLGKVYVPNMLLKKKGKLTEEEFDLVKKHPVIGAEIIKPIRSLRSVIPAVLHHHERYDGKGYPQGLKGKEIPLHARIMAVADSFDAMTTNRPYRPAKSVREAVEELRRCAGTQFDPEIVWAFIAALEEDKESRIS